A single Penaeus chinensis breed Huanghai No. 1 chromosome 7, ASM1920278v2, whole genome shotgun sequence DNA region contains:
- the LOC125027050 gene encoding cell division cycle protein 23 homolog, giving the protein MARHEGLADKSSSRFEDISRPGRPSSPPHKDMEFLRALKKDVMVAREQCYLRGLLQTTKWLSELLYCVRDVKLEEAIPSSYSYYDQLGDELDHYHLAKSYFDLKEYDRCAYFTEDCTTDLGKFLHLYSQYLSGEKKKNEDIVDPLVTNDQHKGAYLKDLHTELSKMYNQHSSAPESSEGEMDAWLLWLYGVVLKRLDLTRQAVEVLCQALHLEPLHWGAWLELAALITDREMLSTLKLPDHWMRKLFLAHTYLELQLNDEALEIYTGLQEAGLSHSTYIMAQVAITHHNQREVDQAVAIFNELESLDPFRLNNLDTYSNLLYVKEMRVELSHLAHRVVQVDKYRVETCCVIGNYYSLRSQHEKAVQYFQRALRLNPHYLAAWTLMGHEYMEMKNTSAAIQCYRQAIDVNRRDYRAWYGLGQTYEILKLPAYCLYYFKQAQKLRPNDSRMLVALGESYEKLEKTDEAKKCFLKAHSVGDIEGIALMRLAKLYSRLGEGEQAAVLYERYLQETEDADRCEDRGQVYQFLTSHHLQKNMLDLAYDYAQKCTLFMETRESGKTMLREIANRRQHIEQNTQDDCGSVLVSRVRPRVSHGGDRSAATRLPPLNLTYTP; this is encoded by the exons ATGGCGAGACACGAAGGCCTTGCTGACAAGTCCTCGAGTAGATTCGAGGACATTTCTCGGCCGGGAAGACCCTCCTCGCCCCCACACAAGGACATGGAGTTCCTGCGGGCGCTGAAGAAGGACGTGATGGTGGCGAGGGAGCAGTGTTACCTCCGAGGACTCCTACAGACGACCAAGTG GTTGAGTGAGCTCCTTTACTGTGTCCGCGATGTGAAGTTAGAGGAGGCCATCCCATCATCATACTCCTACTATGATCAGTTAGGAGACGAGCTAGACCACTATCATCTGGCAAAGTCTTATTTTGATCTGAAAGAATATGACAG ATGTGCCTACTTTACCGAAGACTGTACAACAGATTTGGGGAAGTTCCTCCACTTATATTCGCAGTATCTTTccggagagaagaaaaagaatgaggatatTGTCGACCCATTGG TCACCAACGACCAGCACAAAGGAGCCTACCTGAAGGACCTACACACAGAACTCTCAAAGATGTACAACCAGCACTCATCTGCACCAGAATCTAG TGAGGGTGAGATGGATGCCTGGTTGCTGTGGTTGTATGGGGTAGTTCTCAAGCGCCTGGACCTCACAAGACAAGCAGTGGAGGTCTTGTGCCAGGCCCTCCACCTCGAGCCCCTGCACTGGGGTGCGTGGCTAGAGCTGGCTGCCCTTATCACCGACAGAGAAATG TTGAGCACGCTGAAACTCCCAGATCACTGGATGCGCAAGTTATTCCTCGCACACACATACCTGGAGCTGCAACTGAATGATGAGGCTCTGGAGATCTACACCGGCCTGCAAGAAGCTGGTCTCTCCCACTCGACATATATCATGGCTCAGGTAGCCATCACACACCACAATCAGAGAG aGGTCGACCAAGCCGTGGCGATCTTCAACGAGCTAGAGTCACTTGACCCATTCCGTCTGAACAATCTGGACACATACTCGAACTTGCTTTATGTCAAAGAAATGCGGGTGGAGCTGTCACACTTGGCACACAGAGTAGTGCAGGTGGATAAGTACCGGGTGGAAACATGTTGCGTCATAG GCAACTACTACAGTTTACGCTCACAGCATGAGAAGGCCGTACAGTATTTCCAGAGAGCACTGCGACTTAACCCTCACTACCTAGCTGCATGGACACTCATGGGGCACGAATACATGGAGATGAAGAACACAAGCGCAGCAATCCAGTGTTATCGACAGGCTATAG ATGTTAACAGAAGAGACTACAGAGCATGGTATGGCCTTGGTCAGACATATGAAATCCTTAAACTTCCTGCCTATTGCCTTTACTATTTCAAACAG GCCCAGAAACTACGCCCCAATGACTCAAGGATGCTCGTCGCCCTTGGGGAGAGCTACGAGAAGCTGGAGAAGACAGATGAGGCCAAGAAGTGCTTCTTGAAGGCCCACAGTGTAGGAGACATTGAGGGCATTGCATTGATGCGGCTGGCAAA GCTGTACAGTCGCctaggggagggagagcaagcggCTGTCCTCTATGAGCGTTACCTGCAAGAGACAGAAGATGCAGACCGGTGTGAGGACAGAGGCCAGGTGTACCAATTCCTGACGAGTCATCACCTGCAGAAGAACATGCTTGACCTTGCCTATGACTATGCCCAGAAGTGCACTCTGTTTATGGAG ACACGAGAAAGTGGGAAGACCATGCTGAGGGAAATTGCCAACAGAAGACAACACATAGAGCAGAATACA CAGGACGACTGTGGGAGCGTGCTTGTGAGCCGAGTAAGGCCTAGAGTCAGTCACGGAGGAGATCGCTCAGCAGCCACCAGATTGCCGCCACTCAACCTCACCTACACACCTTAA